One window from the genome of Salvia miltiorrhiza cultivar Shanhuang (shh) chromosome 7, IMPLAD_Smil_shh, whole genome shotgun sequence encodes:
- the LOC130993560 gene encoding 21 kDa protein-like, protein MAALIAFSLITLSVISSGCGATSPSPAASFIISSCRATTYPAVCEKSLSTYAATINKSPKQLVMTALTVSVDTAESTKSFVKKLTKFRGLKPRVRSAIKDCLEEMNDSVDRLTKSVKELKNMDRAKAKGPDFIWHMSNLQTWVSAALTDDSTCSDGFAGPAFDGRIKNSIRTRITNVAQVTSNALALCNKFADKY, encoded by the coding sequence ATGGCTGCTCTAATTGCATTCTCACTCATAACCCTGAGTGTGATATCAAGCGGGTGCGGCGCCACAAGCCCAAGCCCGGCGGCCAGCTTCATCATAAGCTCATGCAGAGCCACCACATACCCCGCCGTGTGCGAGAAATCCCTCTCAACATACGCGGCGACAATCAACAAGAGCCCGAAGCAGTTGGTGATGACGGCGCTGACAGTGAGCGTGGACACGGCGGAATCAACCAAGTCATTCGTGAAGAAGCTCACTAAATTCCGCGGGCTGAAGCCGAGGGTGCGGTCCGCCATCAAGGACTGCTTGGAGGAGATGAACGACAGCGTAGACAGGCTCACCAAATCGGTGAAGGAGCTCAAGAACATGGACCGAGCCAAGGCCAAGGGCCCCGACTTCATCTGGCACATGAGCAATCTGCAGACCTGGGTCAGCGCCGCGCTCACCGATGACTCCACTTGCTCAGACGGCTTCGCGGGTCCGGCCTTCGATGGCCGGATCAAGAATTCCATTAGGACCCGGATCACCAATGTGGCGCAGGTCACTAGTAATGCACTTGCGCTTTGCAACAAGTTTGCCGATAAATATTAA